TGATTCCCGTTGAGCACTAGAGACAAACGCATTTCCAATCGATGTGTCCCGAGGTCTacaagcagaaaaaaggttTTCTGTGCAAGAAGGGCGGATCTCGCGAAGCGAATAAATCCTGCCACGTGCTCGCCTCTTACCAGAGAAGAGCCTCCCGACGTCCCCATGTGTGCGAGGAATGCCCGCACCTTTTCGACCGCTTGTTCCATGCCGAGTTCAACATCTCCGTGGATGTCGtcagcagcttcttcttccgatTTCTGGGTTGTGCGCCTCTCATTCACCCCGGCATCTCTCGGCGCTTCGCCCCTCCTTGCCGATCTCATGTCTCTCTGGTCTGCGAGGGATTCAAGggtgccttttcctctgtcgcgtCGAGACGCAGCGGAAGAGCTTCGTTTCCCCAAGCGTTTGGAGGCGCGGACAGATGCTGCGCGCTTGACACACAAGCCTCCCTCCCGGTCTTcacgtctcgcttctctcacTTCTTTCCCCGGCAGCGTGGTGGCCAAGTTGCTGCTCTCCAGGCGCCTTATTCCCCCCTCTCCGCCGTCAACCGGACCACTCCCCGAGGCAGGTTGGCAAGGCGCACCTGACGCGTCCCCCTCCCTCGGCGTCCCCTGTGCTCGCCCCGTGGCCGCTCCCTGCGCCAAAGGCGAGTCCGCACCTGACGTAGCTTGTGCGCACTGCGCggcagcgccttcgccacgGCCTGCAGAACAGAAAGAGTCGCTGGATCTGTCCCGGCTGGGGACAGACGGCGTGGCGCTGGAGACTTCGGGGCTCGTTGTTTTCGGCTGGGAGAGCCCGCGGGTAGCTAGAGAACTTCTGGAACCCGAAGCGCGGAGCGCTCCGCGAGAGGAAtgcgagacaggaggcgtcgaagaggaaacgcgggaggccttccctttctcgacAACTCCCGCAGCGCCGCGACGACGGTGCTGGAGCAGAAGGCGGTAGGCCAGGCCAAGGCCCTCAGACACCACCGGCTCCTTGATGTGACGGTCCATTGCGCTCTCCAGTTGGACGTCGATGCCTTCATACTGGAAAACACGCacagcgagcgaggcgcgagaccAGATGGCGACTGCAGCCGGTGTGCGGGGGccagggggaaaagggaattgcggggaaacggacgagaagggagacgagcgtAAACGACCGACGTGACAAACTGCCTTGGAATCCTTTTTTTACCTTCTTGGCGTGTTTTTCCGAAAGCCACAGAAACGAGGAGCGGGATGGCGATAACGAGCGAAAGGTGGAAGcgcaaaggcagaaaagggcGTGCGGTCCTGACGGCCTTCGAGGGACGTACCTTGCTGTCGAAGTAGTCAATCCGAAGACTCGGATTGGAGTTGACTTCCAACAGCCAGCATTTTTCATGGGTGTCAAGAAGAATGTCTAAACCAAGAAGTTGGAAACACCGTGAAGGTTCAGTGTCTTTCACTTTGTAGACGTGGCGGTACCGCAGATTCAGCCACGGATAGAGACAGACGACCGTCCTGGCGGTGATGGATTTAATCTGATCCCACACGTTCACGATGTTAACTCCTGAGCAGATGAGGCAGGCCACAAGCAACACGGTGGCAGCATAACAAGTCGCGCGGCGCGAACGAGGGTGTGGAAAGCAAAGGGAGGCAGCATTTCGCCACTGCAGATCGGCGGCCGCCTACCCTCTGTCGAGCTCGAAGATAACAGAATAGGTAGCCCCCTTCATGGAAATCAAACGTGCTGCAGTGTACCAGCCGAGAAAAACTCTAGATCTAGCGTGCATGTACAGCTGCGGCGACGGTTGCGTTGATATAGCGGTTATCCCTTCCCTATCCCTACCGTCTTTAGCCAGATCTTCGAGGACGTCCTTTAGCATGCGCTTGCTGTTGCTGTCGTCGTGGAGATCCGTGGATCGGACAAAAGAAGTCGTGTTGTCTTTATTAATCGAGTAATTCGTCAAGTGCATGAAAGGGTTGTCGATATTCCGGCGCGTCGGAGCTCGATACTGCTCTGTACAGAAGCGGGCCATGCCGAGCTTGGAAATGTAGGCCTGAAAAGCAAACGAACCGGAAACGAACAAAGCACGACATGCAGATGAAGTTCTCTGGACGGATCCTgatcgagaagagagacacatggCGTGGCAGCATTTGACTCGGGGGGGGCGGCTCATTATGGCCAGCTATCTGCTGTTGCGTTTgtcttccctcgttttcaTCGTGGATGAAATTCGCCGAGGAGGCGCCACCGTGCTGTTTCCGTCCGAAGGGCAAGTTCGCTATTCGCAGAGTACTGCGCCNNNNNNNNNNNNNNNNNNNNNNNNNNNNNNNNNNNNNNNNNNNNNNNNNNNNNNNNNNNNNNNNNNNNNNNNNNNNNNNNNNNNNNNNNNNNNNNNNNNNTCACGAGTCGCCATGAGCGGGCACTTCCATCAGCAGCCAGTTATTCCAGGCGCCCTCTACGCTCCGCCATAGAAAACGTGCCTGACCCGCTCCCACGGCATCTCCCTATCCGGCAGTCAGCGTCCACATCTGCTGCACCCATTAGCCACAGGAGACAAACCGAGAAGCGATTCGATCTCACCAGCCGCCGCGGCCCCACCAACATACGTGGAACTATAACTACCGGAGGAGACTGCGAGCCGGGTGTGACGCTAGGACAGATACCACCGCCGCGGGATCGATACAGGTCACGTCACACGCATCGAGCGGGGGCCCGGGGGGGTTCTCTCGGGAGTCAGACGAAGCCTCCCGAGCGCCACCATACGCAGGCTGCCTCCTCACATCAACGCGAACATCTAcctcgggggggggggggggggctaAGGCCACTCTACACGCCACGAATCCCCTGTGCGCGTGGTGTTTTATTCGTCACTTGCCAACTTGCCGATTCGAGGCCAAAGCTGAACTCGGCTCTGTATCCTCTTCCAGGGTTACACCGCATCTGTAACGCCTTCGCTACCACCTACGCCTCGTCCCTTGGGAGAGTTCGAAAATATCACGCTCCTGTGGCTCTGCGTCATTCTCACCTTGGGCGTTCCGttgacagagaagagcaTGCAATAGATTCGGAAGTCGAACTTTCGCTTGTTCATCAGGTACGGGTTGTGAACATATCTCTGCATGATATAgttgccgtcgcctctcaaAACCATCGCGTCGATATCTTTGAACCGGCTGACGAGCTGGACACCGTTTCCCATCGCTCCCCCATCCGGTTTGAGAATGAAGACCTCTTGGTTTTTGTTATGAAGGATCCGCTTTATTACATCTGAAAGCATGGGGGGACGGGGAGAGCAATCATGCAACACGAAGGCAATCGAATCAAAAGTCtgaaagaaaaaaccaaaCTGGCAAAGCCTCGTTCCTCCCTTCTGTGGAGACTGCCGCAACGTCCTCCAGAGTGGGATCCGGTCCGGatcggagaaaaagagccaGAGATGCAACTAGAGCGACAGTGAGACAGCTCTTGTAGGACATGCATCGCACGTGGCGCCAAGCGCACAAAATCACGCGTGGAGGGCAGCAGCCGCGAATCTCTTTAACCGAGGAACCAAATGGCAGACTGCTCACCAACAGCTTCTCCGCATCACGGGGATTTTTTCTACTGCACAGGCGACTTACCCCGGTCCTCGGGCAAAGACCAAGTTTCTGGTGAGAAATCAAAGAGATCGGGGTACAGCTGCTGATACAAGGACAGAATTCGAGAAagcatcctcttcttcgtcatgTCCCACATGCCGGGGAAGCGGTTAACAAGTTGCAGTGGCTTCATGAACTGGAGGTGCTCGTGGTCGGGGACAGAGCCCCCGAGCCACACAATGTTCCCTGAAAGAAGACAGCAATGGAGGTCCGCACAGAACACAGATTTCCGGTTCATACTCCTTTCTGTGGCGGCAGGCTCCTCATCGAACCCATAAGCTGAACGAACgtagacagaaaaaaaagctgGGTCTTTTCTAAAAAGACGGTCGGATCGTGGCGTGAGCAGAGAGGGGCAGGACGCTGAAAAGGACACACCATTTCGTTATCCTGAGAAGCTTGCCGAGCCTTTTTCCCTGTATTCGCCTGAGACAACTTCTGTGCAAAAGGCTACGCACATGAAGAACTGCAGACACAAGCGCCTTGTCACGCGGTGTCTTCCCCCGCAGCCGAGTGTCTCTCACCTTTGGTAGAGACCTGGTCTTGCCGACTCCAGCCGAGGCGGTGACCAATAGTGTTGATCAGTGGCCTTTCGGCTCTGCACATCTTTGTGTTCAGAACGACTTCGTTCCAGGGAATAGCGCAGGCCATGGTCCCTCGAAGTGcgttgtcttctcccttccggCCTGGTTCCCCGTCGTGACTCTGTCCTGTGTAGCCCTTTGCACCCTTGGCCTTCCCACCTCGCTCCTGGTCGTGTCCGCTCGCTCGGGTTGCCTTGGAGTTCTTCGTGGTAGCAGCGACGGCATTCCCAACGGATCCAGGAGATGGGCTACGCGCCTGGGACGGCGCGCTCCCAGACATGGAAGCTGAGATCGAAGCAGCCGCGGAAGGCTGCCAAGCGTCAGCCTGGCGCGGGCTCGGAATCTGGACATCAACCCACGGGTCATTTTCCCACGGCATTGGGATTTCCTCGTGCGTCGTCGAATCgctgtcctcgtcctcttcttcagagagggcttcagcttcttcggAGTGAGATTGgcaggggcgaggcgagccgTTTGCCGGTGAACCGGCCTCCGAGTGAGGCGCAGTGACACTGTCGCTACGGCTTCGGTCGCCCTCGGCGTCCGGCGAACCAGATAAAGTAGAGGATTCGAGAGGATATGCGTCATCTTCAAATTCTTTCGCTGCATCCTCCTCTACCTCACTTTCCGTGTCCCCTGTCACTTGATCTTCCACTGGAGGTTCCTCTTCCACGGCGACCTCCCCGGGTCCCCGGGCGCAATCAACGCAAGACCagtcctctccctctctgcattCACCAGTTTCTTCCTTTGGCACATCCTCAACCCCCTCTAAAGTTAACTTCCCGTAACCCGATTGGTAAGCTATCGGACTCGGTTTCGGGTCTCCTTGATCTCGCTGCTCACGACCGAGCTCCAGCGTATGTGCCGAGCCATAACAGGAAATCGGGGTTTCTGTgggttttccttcttcacttcccTCGGCCCGCTTGCAGAACGTGCCGCCTCCAGCTTCTATCTGTTGCTGAGGCCAGCGGATATCTTGATGCGGCAGCCGCCGCCAGCTCTGCCAAGCCACcaacgaggcaggagactgTGTAACTCTGGCGGGAACCAAAGTTGCAGCGCCCCTCTCCTTGGCCTCGGAGCTGGGGACGAAAAGCCCTCCATACTGTTCGTTGTGCCCGGGGGAAGGTATAAGGCGAGTGTGAGAGACTTTGTCCGGGTAAACCGGCGACAGCGTACTGTGCCCGTCGGCGTTGTGCGCCTCCTTTTGAGTGGTATGTGGCTGAACGGGTACCGAGCCCATTGCGGGCCCCGCCTGCGAGGCAAGGCGGTTTCCGTGGCCGTGAAGGAGCGTTTCCGGAGACGTGTACGACGCCGCTAACATTCCCTGTCCGACGAAAAAGGAATAGTTGGGGTGAAGCATGTCAGCCTGCCCCAGGCGAGGTTCGCAGAGGTTAGGACGCATATTCGCGATGAAGTCCCCCGTAGGTTTGCGGTAGTCAGGTTTCACGTCGAAGTTCGCCAGGGCCTTCTGCGCAGCAAATGGTGCGAATAAAACTCCGTCAGAAGCTGGCGCAGAAGGCGTTGACGGAAAACCGTGGACGGACTGTTTCTTCGCCATGTCCATGCTCTGTTGCACGGTCAGATGTGGCAAGTGCGGCCTCCCAGAGTCTGTCGCCAGAGAAGCACTGTGCCTCAACTGGTTCCCTGGGTGAACAGCCTGTCCGCCCACACTGGAGACGGACTGGGCACCAGGGACGATCCCGTGTGTTTGCCCAGCAAGTTGGCCAGTCAGGCAAGAATCGGAAGGGGTGAGGCGCACGCGCtgagacgagggcgaaagGAACCGATGCCGCGCGTCACGGTCCACATCGCGCACTGCAACGTGAGGCAGCGGTCGGTCCTGCCTAAGATCTGATTGCGGATACTGCCGAACGGGGTTCCCCGCAAGGTGCGTCAATGGCAGCTCGACTTGTGTGGGAGCTCGAGGTCTCTGCTGTGGCGGGTGCGACGCCTGCGTTGCAGCCACTTGTTGAGATTGCATGCAGAAACCTGGCTGCTGCGGCGTCTGGTTTCGCTGAAGTTCTGGAATTCCAAGAGATATCGAGTCTTGCTTGGGTGCTGAGTTCGGCAGTCTCGGCAGCGGCTGGCCTTGAATCAGGGTGGGCGTCGACGTTCGAAAAATAGGAGCCTGTGGCAGGCCTTCCCGGTGGATCTTTGCGAACGACTGGTGGCCGTAGCCGCCTCCGGGGTGGTTCCCAGGAGACTGCAGGAGAAACGTTGGAGAACAGTGTCGGGTCATTGGCGGCTGTTCTGTCGAGCCAGGGTTCCTCCACGAGCCGGCATTAGTGGCGGGGAGCATCTGGGACGGCCCCTGGGTCACTGGAGCCCCAGCAAAGTAGCCCGCGTTgggcgcagagaaggcgccgaaggcGGGTGCTCCTTGGGTTCCGTGGCCTGTGCCGGCCACGAAACGACACTGAAGGACAGGCTGCAGAGGACGGGTCGGCGGACATTGGTAGCCAGTACTCAAGTTCAGGGGCTGCGGCGGGTGGGACTCTGCCGCGGTGCCGTTCGAGAGGCCAGGCGGGGTCGTGTGTGTCACCCCAGGAGGCCGCCAGATGGTGGAGCGATTGTTCATGGTCGGGCCAGCGCCTGCTGGAGGCAAGGCCCCTACCGTCGGGAAAGGCATCATTTCGGGGCAACAGTGGAACGCACGACAACTCGCCCTCGGCGGACAGAGAAAACTCGCAGGGCGGCAGCACACGAATGCCGTGAATAGAATAACATTCCCAGGGAGAAACCGCGAGGGACAGTCCTATCTGCCTCACAACGTCACACCCGTTTTTTAGACTAGCGGATCATGATGTGCTGGACTACACACTACTTcagcgcagcgagagagcatTCAAGTCAAGGTATCCAGGAGCGCAATTTTTAGAGAGGTTGGGTGCGAGTGTAGGCGGAAGAATTCCATTCGCGAGTCCAGGGTTCCGTAAAAAAAACGGCGCTTGGGGCGTCACGTGTTGGCCGCAAGGGTGCAACGAAAACTGACCCGTTTTCGCTGGGCCGACAGCGCGTCTAGGACGGGTGTCGACGGTTGGACAAAAACAACTCGAGGCAGTGGACGGAAACGTGGAAACGCAGTGGATACTGGGCCGACATAAAAGATGTGCTCTTCGACTCGGTCAACCCGAACACTCAAAATtcgcggagaggaaggctctTGCTGTCCAGCTGTTGCGTGAACCCCGCCCCCCCTGTCCCTGTGCGATATCTGTTGAAGCAAGGCTTTGCGAGTCTCGGGTTGAAGGCGCCTTGTCTTGAGAGCTCGTCCGACGCAATCAAAGTTTTCTGAGTCCCAGCCAACTTCGCTCATAACGCCAAGACGCAAGACAGAGTCTTTTAGGGCAAGATCAATACGGAACAAAGCcgccgcgagaaggcagctTCTGCTGGGACATGAGGGGGGATTGCTCTGGCACCGCGGCCGCCGACAGTGTAGCGACAGATGACAGCACAGCAAACAAGGGTTCTCACAAGGGAGTGAGGTGTGGTGCGAGAACAAAGACCGAGACTGTACTTGAAACCAACAGGTTGAGACCGAAAATAAACCAGCAGTGTGGGAGACGAGCTGTGGATGCGGAACTTTTTTACCGCGACTTTGTTACGCGCATCTCTGCTTTCATCTGGCGGGACGGTGGCGGAGCCATGGCACTTGTCGTGAAAATGGCCCTCCTCGCAGAGAGCTCCCCGCGACCCGAGTTGGTCCAGGGAAAGCAAGATTTGCGCAGAGGCAGTCGGGggaaagcgcgaagaagggcaAAATCTTATCCGGCAGTACGTATGCACCACACCGCGCCTAAAACTGAGTCGGTATCTGAATGCCAAAGACTCAGCGACAAAGTGACGCGCGACCTTCGCGCTCAAGACACGCAGCCGCACTAGACAACCTCCCCGCGCAGACTGCAACCCAACTAGCGAGCGTTGCCGCTCAGGGTCTCCGCAGAGCAAGCTTCGTGGGTTCAACGCGACGGACGAGAGCACAGTCTTTTCACCAATTGCTGTTGCACTGCATGACCCCCCGTGAATTCAAAGAGCTTGCTCCGTTACGGACTGGCGAACCTCGCTAAAAGCAGCATATTACGTAACTACCAACACGGAAATGTGTGCACTTCGCCGAGGTCACCGCGCTTCCCCGCACGGTAGATATATGCCCCATCGGTCCTCACTCACTGGCGCTTGATAGCAACACGTAATTTGTCGCCAGATGAGTTCCGTTGCCGTCGCGCGGCAGTGAAGATGACAAACGCGAGCACACTAACGTCCACACAGTGCTTGCAACAATCGGCGCCAAGGCGAactgtctctccttgccCCGAACTTTATCTAGGTCCTTTCGTGGGGGGCCGCAGGGCCGTACACTTCAAGAGGGTTCTGGCCAAGACATCCAAAAGAGGGCTGACCTCCTCCAACTTCTGAAACTCACCAAGCATCCCAATCGAATCCTCACTGAGCAGGGCCTTCGAATGCGGTTGTCCTTGAAAAAGAAACCGGGACGCAGTAACGACTCGCACCAGCCACGCAGGCAAACAGTTTTTCGGGCAGACGCCTCAGTTAAAGAGAAGTTCGCCGTTGTCTCATGCCTCTTTTGCAGCTGCATGAGTTTTCAAACCGCCACTAGAAGCTCGCCTCGGTCTCCAATCCGGAACTTCGCAGAGTGAAG
This region of Neospora caninum Liverpool complete genome, chromosome VI genomic DNA includes:
- a CDS encoding putative tubulin-tyrosine ligase family protein — translated: MMPFPTVGALPPAGAGPTMNNRSTIWRPPGVTHTTPPGLSNGTAAESHPPQPLNLSTGYQCPPTRPLQPVLQCRFVAGTGHGTQGAPAFGAFSAPNAGYFAGAPVTQGPSQMLPATNAGSWRNPGSTEQPPMTRHCSPTFLLQSPGNHPGGGYGHQSFAKIHREGLPQAPIFRTSTPTLIQGQPLPRLPNSAPKQDSISLGIPELQRNQTPQQPGFCMQSQQVAATQASHPPQQRPRAPTQVELPLTHLAGNPVRQYPQSDLRQDRPLPHVAVRDVDRDARHRFLSPSSQRVRLTPSDSCLTGQLAGQTHGIVPGAQSVSSVGGQAVHPGNQLRHSASLATDSGRPHLPHLTVQQSMDMAKKQSVHGFPSTPSAPASDGVLFAPFAAQKALANFDVKPDYRKPTGDFIANMRPNLCEPRLGQADMLHPNYSFFVGQGMLAASYTSPETLLHGHGNRLASQAGPAMGSVPVQPHTTQKEAHNADGHSTLSPVYPDKVSHTRLIPSPGHNEQYGGLFVPSSEAKERGAATLVPARVTQSPASLVAWQSWRRLPHQDIRWPQQQIEAGGGTFCKRAEGSEEGKPTETPISCYGSAHTLELGREQRDQGDPKPSPIAYQSGYGKLTLEGVEDVPKEETGECREGEDWSCVDCARGPGEVAVEEEPPVEDQVTGDTESEVEEDAAKEFEDDAYPLESSTLSGSPDAEGDRSRSDSVTAPHSEAGSPANGSPRPCQSHSEEAEALSEEEDEDSDSTTHEEIPMPWENDPWVDVQIPSPRQADAWQPSAAASISASMSGSAPSQARSPSPGSVGNAVAATTKNSKATRASGHDQERGGKAKGAKGYTGQSHDGEPGRKGEDNALRGTMACAIPWNEVVLNTKMCRAERPLINTIGHRLGWSRQDQVSTKGNIVWLGGSVPDHEHLQFMKPLQLVNRFPGMWDMTKKRMLSRILSLYQQLYPDLFDFSPETWSLPEDRDVIKRILHNKNQEVFILKPDGGAMGNGVQLVSRFKDIDAMVLRGDGNYIMQRYVHNPYLMNKRKFDFRIYCMLFSVNGTPKAYISKLGMARFCTEQYRAPTRRNIDNPFMHLTNYSINKDNTTSFVRSTDLHDDSNSKRMLKDVLEDLAKDGVNIVNVWDQIKSITARTVVCLYPWLNLRYRHVYKVKDTEPSRCFQLLGLDILLDTHEKCWLLEVNSNPSLRIDYFDSKYEGIDVQLESAMDRHIKEPVVSEGLGLAYRLLLQHRRRGAAGVVEKGKASRVSSSTPPVSHSSRGALRASGSRSSLATRGLSQPKTTSPEVSSATPSVPSRDRSSDSFCSAGRGEGAAAQCAQATSGADSPLAQGAATGRAQGTPREGDASGAPCQPASGSGPVDGGEGGIRRLESSNLATTLPGKEVREARREDREGGLCVKRAASVRASKRLGKRSSSAASRRDRGKGTLESLADQRDMRSARRGEAPRDAGVNERRTTQKSEEEAADDIHGDVELGMEQAVEKVRAFLAHMGTSGGSSLAALVACGESAGTVLRPPARMCLSPEPRPVGKEPGRWGNGDGRSAGEREGRKSSALSHGLTSRLTTTSSSRAPSRKRAVASHASESGSEHRSRSRGRMQAARAHSETGRRGREPTRAADERDTGSAKPDLETKEVDIMEQGKDGQFSVSALSLSRSASVETAETPTSPLSCRDDGSSLTQSTASFPLQSSQPRTPSPRTPLDSLEERENAWPSSSSSPEEALQASVLATARPDALPEAEQLACELDWLDVAYKEMEKCMDGFNVLGLRFASSREKGVGGATSRDSATEDGKKKFPPGPYKPFLRKDRMAAKKVQSAVKASYTKLHKDILRPLSGEHAKPQHCWIDLASSVNALVAETTSVLRFQLLFERLIKFPKGITLQRAGLLEACRIVKLPDILRKIQVPIGNPPRPGCRSGVRSSAFPSHTHPTQARSYSNDAGQSFAFGRSNSRAHLQGNEAVLPCGSSLLSSVSTKSLLAAGPAGGPSQVFPGLQRPRLGAGGQMPLGAASSSTASVSRMPSVALLPHERRRRLGLPDVEALWYYHLQSVRKQLQMQESSYGLGLLETWYVFESIALICFPFLPSKAKLLEAFLNPTREKGYSNALSVSLLGGGVEKAEVLAADRRVDGTLRSQIAFAKDLEEALRKVEEEERLALPISKQGTLKRKTSKTAHRSPALVEGIASEDERRYSSRSTETETVAEPPQGQERGPECLLSRLGSDGNRPDASGQLSEGEGDRRSASLNLGDGCLPTDTGTSRSESQDGRRGFDSGRRLTSLPTRLRRKLFSGEDEGLGSLAGPLEGKARTKEGTGFAALTEKTTHARTPAPETPAWYEGFCAAWPDVGEYVCRHVPPEDRREAMERLVDYFQLRWDYHNYCVMLQGGSV